The genomic interval GGCCGAGCATATTCACCTTCTGCAGGACCTTGAGCTCCTGATCCGTCACCTTGTGACGCGTCAGCGTCCCGCGATCGGCCACAAACTTGCGCCATGCGTTTTCCTGCCGGGTGGCGGGCGCAGAGTCACGCTCCTTGCCGACTATCCAATGCGCCTCAGGATGCGCGAGGAGGAACAGCCGCTGCTTGTCGAGCTCGAGCGTATCCGCCAGCCGCGAGAGCAGCGAGAGGGAAGGGCGGCGGCGTCCGTTTTCGAGGTATGCGACGTGGCTGGCCTTGACGCCGAGTTTGCGTGCGAGTTCACGCTGGGTGTAGGCATAAGCGCCGCGACGCTGTTTGAGGACCTGACCGAGAGTTTCTTTTTTCATAGATCGTATTCCACCAATAGTGCCCATCGGAGTTTTGCGTAATGGATCATTCCGGTCAGATAATTGAAGCTCTGGCCGGGCGGTAGTGAAGCGGTAAAATCAAATCCACCCAACGTTCGCACGTGGCTGCGAATCTGCGCGAACGCTTGATCGGGAAGCC from Candidatus Binatus sp. carries:
- a CDS encoding helix-turn-helix transcriptional regulator, with amino-acid sequence MKKETLGQVLKQRRGAYAYTQRELARKLGVKASHVAYLENGRRRPSLSLLSRLADTLELDKQRLFLLAHPEAHWIVGKERDSAPATRQENAWRKFVADRGTLTRHKVTDQELKVLQKVNMLGRISAPNQFLFILNAIRQAVEEE